From Argopecten irradians isolate NY chromosome 3, Ai_NY, whole genome shotgun sequence:
TATTAGACTACGTATCGTATTGTAAtgtattgtacattgtatttgttgtaTTCATTGTAAAAGAATATTTCACTGTcattacacacatacatattgtaatgaCACAGACACAATTATAGTTATTAAACAGTTTTACACTAACAGATATTCAAATAAAgtgtaataataaatataaagtaATACAAATGTTTACAACAAAAGTAAGTTCCAGAAGTAAAACACACAAACCGGTAATAGTTTGGTGCGTTAGGAGAAGGGTGTAAACTatacatcatatatacatgGAATAGAGGTTACAAAATGAGTGGTTATAAAATCatgtacttattttatttcgataaatgttttttcttcaaCATTCAAATAACGTTTGAAAATCTAATcaaatacatttgatattttccaACTGGAAGCATTTCTTCATTTCTatacttgttattttttaacaaatgtaaatctaaaaaatctaaaaataaataaaacctcAGTTTTATAAGAGTCCGTGCCGCGTAGATAAAATAACCTGTAAGTTTAACTCGTCCATAAGCAATACCAGCCAATACAATTATGTACCCTTGGAATTTGGAATTTTGTCCCGAGGAAAAAGTCTTGCGAACactgacaaaaacaaaaatgaaactggtcaaaacatgacgtcacatattcCCGCGCATTACAAATGGcctgtttatatttttctgaaaatgtgttttctagCTTCTTGTAAATAAATTTGATGAAACGGTTTTAATGAATTGTCTCTGAATAAAGATATCAGCATCAATATACAATACTGTGTACAAGGGCAATTTATTATCTAAATGTTAGGGTAACGATTTTTTTCACAGTCCTTTTTCAAGGCTTTGCCTTCATTCATACATATGCATAATCTCTTTCCCGTATGGACTTAtctgaatattatttattattcatattCTAAAGCTTGTTACAAATGCAATGTGCATATATCTCTTTATTACATACAGTAAATACGCCTGTGACATATAAAATGAAAGTCAATATAGGTAAAGAAGAAAATGTAATAGTGTGTTcctttattgaagtgttttaatACTTCCTCATGATAGAGGTGATTTTATCTATAGCGTTGTTGTTAAGGTCACAGTCGTACAGACCACTGTCGCTACTGAACGCCATGTCAATGATCCCGCCAAGTTGTCGCAGCTCACTTCCGGTCACGCGGAGACTTGTGGGAGTTAGAGATGACAGATTGTCTTTACTGGTGTGATGAAGTACCATGACAAACACATTTTTGTCAGCTGAAAAGATATTCAACACTCAAACTGTTAAATTATCCGTATTTAGTGATGCATGAATAGTTACAGTAATATTGATAATAGCATGATGACACACGAAATTGCTTATTTAAAGATTCTCcatcactgacaaatggtattttctctCTATCAATAACAGGAGCAGTATTTTCTGCAGCTATAAAAGTTACTtccttaacaccattaccaccattgatatgtttgagcttctaattttatttcaagataaaatgttaaaaataattaattgcatcctgaaaaaaaatctgggCACTATGTCTTATATGGAATTAAGAATTGATTGTGCGTACACCAAAggcaatataaattatttcatatcgtGTTTTGTacttattagacatatatacacgatttaaacgccaattaatgtttaaataatgaaacgAAGCAGTCCATGATTAGATTACTcccattttttgtgttatatcttcataactATAACAAaactatattcaaattaatctttattattCAATCTTCTATAGGTAAGATCTTCAGAATTCCAAATACAGCTTGGATCGCTTAACCCCATAACAACATTACATCGctatatcagccaatcagagaaCGATGGAGACagcatttttatcatttatggGTTGATAAAGGGAATTTTTAAGgcaatgaaaatactttttacaaGCATAATTGAATTATTGTAGTCTATGCACGAACTTCCGAATATTTAAAAAGTAATATGTCTTTTTTTACTCTTATAGACGTGTTCAATACTCAATTTTTAAATGGTAAATGTAGTCACAAAGCGTTTAAGTATATTGAATGAAATGCAGGAAATATGAAATATCGATATTTATACGGGAAATAGAATTTCTCCCATCTTTATTTTTCGTCTATTGCACATTGAAACTTACACTGAATCTCTCCGAGAGCATCCTGTATGTTGGTACCTATCCGGGACATATTCAGACACAATACAATCAGGGGTCCATTCGGGATATCCGAGGTTCCCGTACACTGTTTAATAGTGAGATTAGTGTTGTCCCCATCCAGTAGTCCCCCGACGCGCCTCTGCAGCTCCCGTGTTATCATGTCCACCATCGCTTTGCCCATGCCACTGCGTTCTTTGCACAATCCTAAAACTGAAATGAGTATTAAAGAGTCTGAAGTATGACAATGTTTATTGTCTCCTTTCCTGACAAATCATGGAGTGGATTATTAGTAAATGACACCTATCAATTCAATTATGTTTTATAgtatttaaattggttaatttacattattgtaCCTTAAAAGAAGTCATAACTTAATTATCACATCATAGACTATCAATTGGTACCAAATACAATACTCAGTAAGTGTTAGAATAAAGAATTTGTATCTAAATGTCATACTGTATtaaataatcaatatacatactaaaataaaacacacacacatactggTTAGATTTGATCTCTGATTTGATTTTGACTTCTCCAATTACCATTATCGCAATTGCCAAAATCTTCTTGGTATTATTagttttaataattattattaatactTTATTCTCTAAAAGCAATTTAACCTTCATGAATTACCAAATTAGTTTTAGAAGACAGAAATAACAAACAGTCAACAtgtgaaaaacaaatgttttgtatttgtaaaaatgtatatatataatatataaatgcattctTGTGACTGTGCGTGTGCAAAGGTGTCAATGAAAATCTTTTCATTCAGAGATATCCGAAATAATTATATGGGCTTTATTTTCTTCATTATCTTGTGTCGCACATTTCTTATAAAGTGCCTAGTTATGCTAAATAATTACGTTTCTATTTTTTAATCAACACTACGTATTCATGAAGGAAACTGCAAAAATAACTGCATTACAATTCGCAATGTTTAgttgtaaacatattttataaaattcctGTTTTCATATTTGATCACTTTACATGGAGTTGAAGTATTCAACGTGCAAATTTGCCTTTAATTTCTAGTTCTTCAAAGGATTATTTGTATAtctaaaatgtaattttgttcaaactgtACGgttttaaacaatttaaaatataatttgtatataaatattaatgctAAAACAAAGTAGGATTTTATTAATCTGGCTGGCGATTTCAAGTGattgaaaaatgtacatttacttAAAACATCTTGAAAAGAAATGGTACTCAAGGATGTGATAATTTGTCAGCATTAATTTGGTTTCATTTTTCGTACTTGCACTAACGTAGTGTGTTTTTAGACAAATCGTTATTATTCTAAACCCAGACACAACATATATTAGTTTCAACAAAAGAATACTAAAATGTCTGTGtggtaaacaaaataaagatacatgtatatatttcctTTGTTATAGGAACGTTAATTATACCCAGTTCTTTCCTATGCTGTTTTTGCAGTTCCTTGATTTGGTTTGCCATCGATTTCATTTCTTCATTCTTATTACCTTGAAGTAAAAGAGattattatttaaacaatcAACAGAATcaacatgtattatatgatgtcatggattctaaaacaaaaacaaaacaaatacataaaagTTAATCATATAAATTTTCGgggaaaatcacaaaattatttttatagattttacaTCTTTTCATATAGTTTTATCCCTTTTTGTCCCTGTTGTACCTGCTTTATTGCTCAGTTCCTAAAAATATCTTTTCGTTTGTTTTTCACTCGTGGGACCTAAAACTTACCAACGAAAggacgcaaaacagaaaaaaaacacatctATGGCCTAAAACATAATTAGCATGGTACAGCACAGACATATCATAAACCATATGTAAAtgaattcattataaaaaatatactatTAACAGTTATACTATTAGTTTACCTTTACATATAGTAGAATTGTGCTGAAAATATTGATCTTCTATCAAAATAATACGAAATATTAactttcaattacttttaaactATCAATAATCAAGTTTATTCGTATACAACTGATACCGATGGCAACAAATactttatcaataaatatagaaataacaaatatgtttagatgacaaatgtatatacatactattttttgatattcatcatttttctatttcatcatTTAGATTTATTACATAAGGAGTTCATTTAAATccattttcataaaaaagaaTAATGACTCACTTATGTCGTTCAATAGGGAGACATTCTTTTCTTCCATTCCTTTTATAGTTGTTTCAAGTTCTTCACACTTCCGTATGTGATTATTGCATATGGATTTCAAGCTCTCAATTTCCGCATTTAAACGTTTGATATCTCCATCGTTGTTGTCAGACTTGTGATATCCTGAATACGGTCGATGGTTACGTTTCAATTCGTCATCTTTCAATTTGAGTTTCTTTATCAAttcttcatttttctttttaagatCTTCTGTTTCAGTCGTACTTTTCTTTAATGCTTTCTTTTTCTCTTCTTGTTGGACATTCATctcttttttcatattttccatTTCTAGCCGAAGCTTGTCTAGTTCTTCCTGATATCGCTGTTTCGTTTCCATGATTTCTTGTTGGTAATATTCCTCCTGTGTACAGtattcctcttccttatcatccGACGTGGAGCGTTCTAGTTGAATAAGCATATTTGTAATTTCTGTCACGATATGGAGCCGTTCTGGTGGCAGCATTTTCAGCGCCCTTTTCTTGTAAGTTGGTCCATTACCGGCATGTATCTGACTTCTTTTGGAGCGTATGGCATGTTTGCAATCCTTACATAAGATCTTTCGAAGTGTCAAATCCCCTTCGTTCAGCGCTCTTGAAACATTGTCCATTTTTTGCATGTTCATGGTAATTAAGTCCATATGCTTCTTCACATCTTGCCTGACATGCTACAATAGAATAAAGCTCCATTACTATATTGTGGATATTGAATATCCAGTTACACATGCAAAAAGAAGTGGTATCACTTTGGACCGTTGTACAGTCACTCAGtgataaataaaatacttttcatgAAGACATTTATTCAGAAGATCCGTTATTTTGGAGGGGGATCATAGTAATATCATAGGTCAAAAGGTGAAAATAAGTGTTTTCATTGTTCGATGACTAGTTAATTAGATATTTGAATAGGAATAATATTTTTGCCCGTTTTAGATGGAGCGATTCTTTTTACGTATATTCCTTATCTCCCAACTGATAAGTCTATTTTGTAATACATTTCAGCGAAGTGTAATCAGCTAAAAATGACTCTAAGTGATAGAGACAAAGAAAGGTTTGTTATAAATTAAACCTACCTTGATTAAAGTTGGAGCATCCGCCTTCTTGT
This genomic window contains:
- the LOC138318218 gene encoding uncharacterized protein PF3D7_1120000-like encodes the protein MLQTNLDYDLSWSSNKKADAPTLIKHVRQDVKKHMDLITMNMQKMDNVSRALNEGDLTLRKILCKDCKHAIRSKRSQIHAGNGPTYKKRALKMLPPERLHIVTEITNMLIQLERSTSDDKEEEYCTQEEYYQQEIMETKQRYQEELDKLRLEMENMKKEMNVQQEEKKKALKKSTTETEDLKKKNEELIKKLKLKDDELKRNHRPYSGYHKSDNNDGDIKRLNAEIESLKSICNNHIRKCEELETTIKGMEEKNVSLLNDISNKNEEMKSMANQIKELQKQHRKELVLGLCKERSGMGKAMVDMITRELQRRVGGLLDGDNTNLTIKQCTGTSDIPNGPLIVLCLNMSRIGTNIQDALGEIQSDKNVFVMVLHHTSKDNLSSLTPTSLRVTGSELRQLGGIIDMAFSSDSGLYDCDLNNNAIDKITSIMRKY